In the Epinephelus lanceolatus isolate andai-2023 chromosome 6, ASM4190304v1, whole genome shotgun sequence genome, one interval contains:
- the akr1a1b gene encoding aldo-keto reductase family 1 member A1-B isoform X1, whose translation MQSLKCQLLKQALRRLCFHSGKRVLLRGMNDFAVLNTGRKMPLLGLGTWKSEPGKVKQAVIWALEAGYRHIDCASIYANEVEIGEALQETLGPGKALRREDVFITSKLWNNQHHQEDVEPALQKTLKDLKLEYLDLYLIHWPYAFQKGDVPFPRNKDGSLLYDDIDYKLTWAAMEKLVEKGLVRSIGLSNFNSRQIDDILSVASIKPTVLQVESHPYLAQVELLAHCRDRGLVMTAYSPLGSPDRAWKHPDEPVLLEEPVLATLAEKYKKSPAQIILRWQTQRGVVTIPKSVTESRIKENIQVFEFTLEAEEMKSITALNKGWRYIVPMIEVEGKRVPRDAGHPHYPFNDPY comes from the exons ATGCAGTCATTGAAATGTCAGCTCCTAAAGCAGGCGTTGCGTCgtttgtgttttcacagcgGGAAGCGG GTGCTTCTGAGAGGCATGAATGACTTTGCAGTTCTCAACACGGGCCGGAAGATGCCCCTCCTCGGACTGGGGACGTGGAAGAGTGAGCCAGGAAAG GTGAAACAAGCAGTCATTTGGGCCTTGGAGGCTGGATATCGCCACATTGATTGTGCATCCATCTATGCCAATGAGGTTGAGATTGGAGAAGCCCTACAGGAGACACTCGGCCCTGGCAAG GCCCTGAGACGAGAAGACGTGTTCATTACATCCAAGCTCTGGAACAACCAACATCACCAAGAGGACGTGGAGCCAGCTCTCCAGAAGACCCTGAAGGACctgaagctggagtacctggaccTCTACCTCATCCACTGGCCCTACGCCTTCCA AAAAGGAGACGTTCCTTTCCCCAGAAACAAGGACGGCTCCTTGCTGTATGACGACATTGACTACAAGCTGACCTGGGCTGCCATGGAGAAGCTGGTGGAAAAGGGCCTCGTCAGATCCATCGGCTTGTCCAACTTCAACAGCAGGCAGATAGATGACATCCTGTCAGTCGCCAGCATCAAACCCACTGTCCTACAG GTAGAGAGCCACCCCTACCTGGCCCAGGTAGAGCTGCTGGCCCACTGTCGGGACCGTGGCCTGGTGATGACAGCCTACAGCCCTCTGGGTTCTCCTGACCGGGCCTGGAAACATCCAGATGAGCCTGTTCTGCTTGAGGAGCCTGTGCTGGCCACCCTCGCAGAGAAATATAAAAAGTCCCCTGCTCAGATTATCCTGAG GTGGCAGACTCAACGAGGAGTGGTAACAATCCCCAAGAGTGTGACAGAGTCCCGAATCAAAGAGAACATTCAG GTGTTTGAGTTCACCCTTGAAGCTGAGGAGATGAAGAGTATTACAGCCCTGAACAAAGGCTGGCGCTACATTGTACCAATGATCGAA GTGGAAGGAAAACGTGTTCCTAGGGATGCAGGACATCCTCACTACCCTTTCAACGACCCCTACTGA
- the akr1a1b gene encoding aldo-keto reductase family 1 member A1-B isoform X2 gives MNDFAVLNTGRKMPLLGLGTWKSEPGKVKQAVIWALEAGYRHIDCASIYANEVEIGEALQETLGPGKALRREDVFITSKLWNNQHHQEDVEPALQKTLKDLKLEYLDLYLIHWPYAFQKGDVPFPRNKDGSLLYDDIDYKLTWAAMEKLVEKGLVRSIGLSNFNSRQIDDILSVASIKPTVLQVESHPYLAQVELLAHCRDRGLVMTAYSPLGSPDRAWKHPDEPVLLEEPVLATLAEKYKKSPAQIILRWQTQRGVVTIPKSVTESRIKENIQVFEFTLEAEEMKSITALNKGWRYIVPMIEVEGKRVPRDAGHPHYPFNDPY, from the exons ATGAATGACTTTGCAGTTCTCAACACGGGCCGGAAGATGCCCCTCCTCGGACTGGGGACGTGGAAGAGTGAGCCAGGAAAG GTGAAACAAGCAGTCATTTGGGCCTTGGAGGCTGGATATCGCCACATTGATTGTGCATCCATCTATGCCAATGAGGTTGAGATTGGAGAAGCCCTACAGGAGACACTCGGCCCTGGCAAG GCCCTGAGACGAGAAGACGTGTTCATTACATCCAAGCTCTGGAACAACCAACATCACCAAGAGGACGTGGAGCCAGCTCTCCAGAAGACCCTGAAGGACctgaagctggagtacctggaccTCTACCTCATCCACTGGCCCTACGCCTTCCA AAAAGGAGACGTTCCTTTCCCCAGAAACAAGGACGGCTCCTTGCTGTATGACGACATTGACTACAAGCTGACCTGGGCTGCCATGGAGAAGCTGGTGGAAAAGGGCCTCGTCAGATCCATCGGCTTGTCCAACTTCAACAGCAGGCAGATAGATGACATCCTGTCAGTCGCCAGCATCAAACCCACTGTCCTACAG GTAGAGAGCCACCCCTACCTGGCCCAGGTAGAGCTGCTGGCCCACTGTCGGGACCGTGGCCTGGTGATGACAGCCTACAGCCCTCTGGGTTCTCCTGACCGGGCCTGGAAACATCCAGATGAGCCTGTTCTGCTTGAGGAGCCTGTGCTGGCCACCCTCGCAGAGAAATATAAAAAGTCCCCTGCTCAGATTATCCTGAG GTGGCAGACTCAACGAGGAGTGGTAACAATCCCCAAGAGTGTGACAGAGTCCCGAATCAAAGAGAACATTCAG GTGTTTGAGTTCACCCTTGAAGCTGAGGAGATGAAGAGTATTACAGCCCTGAACAAAGGCTGGCGCTACATTGTACCAATGATCGAA GTGGAAGGAAAACGTGTTCCTAGGGATGCAGGACATCCTCACTACCCTTTCAACGACCCCTACTGA
- the c6h19orf44 gene encoding uncharacterized protein C19orf44 homolog isoform X1, translating to MWKRGGGRSSALDRAQALLSAKRSSRGDAESEQESTAKTRGHTGAVGGSVKTRPAFPDPHLLLSDLSDLSSVSSAPGHGAADLLGSATPAAAKTQGREGDSTKDLRPQSSLGGGGSRFLKKAPPPAANSSQSPVRRGQMQQDPEPRYVTSSQRSSQTAALSRLAQIESRIRSRKQVQEPKSAENLNSDFGISPPPVAQSLEAPVQLSAQSSSDQSLRGIRFLKSKTDTAGNNSNTSLEGRDVSARSRSRSRAAHVIGPSAGLEKRSVRGVRGVSLESDEEDMRKLLRDSMDSSDNSFFIPERPSSTRAADKMLSRSSHRVHSSPPPTAVLPSSSNTAPPRSPASPSLRGSPFRYTGQAQAHFSPSVLSPASSPPRASPSPPQRLNSPHHRVGSPQRSLSSMSGRSEVHSLEELFSVGLGFEDPHSEMSSVSSEDFKINVMTLDDFVPATLGFTEETPGKELPKRKEAKPSAPLPGSPNKHRQGLGLKKIKQKEEPQLQQQDEDSLDYQSDFESESRTEPDYSASQVSEHLQGEGDEEEVVSEVREEDLDSDASRSRRTKDDYSSTFSDTSRSCTSRTSDRSQTASRSRDSRSYVSNDSRTSRQSRRCASTRKVLKEAAVQTQPDPLAYTQPTGMATLGPAVGMTYMDPTPMVAHTLSAEKVEALSTFNPAAFALNEMFKQQLAMIRQFIDSNRHLHSSLVQSLGPPNYRYTTLEDTKEHIHKHRRPTLTVEEALEEVLQEMRDNHHI from the exons ATGTGGAAACGAGGCGGCGGTCGAAGCTCCGCTCTGGACCGAGCCCAGGCGCTGCTGTCCGCcaagaggagcagcagaggagacgCTGAGTCTGAGCAGGAGTCCACAGCCAAAACACGGGGACACACA GGTGCTGTTGGTGGGTCTGTGAAAACCAGACCTGCTTTCCCAGATCCACACTTGTTATTGTCAGATCTGAGTGACCTGTCCTCGGTGAGCTCAGCGCCTGGGCATGGAGCTGCTGACCTCCTGGGCTCTGCCACTCCTGCTGCTGCAAAGACtcaggggagagagggagattcTACCAAG GACCTCAGACCTCAGAGCTCGCTGGGTGGAGGAGGGAGCAGATTCTTAAAGAAAGCACCACCACCTGCAGCTAACAGCAGCCAGTCGCCTGTCAGGAGGGGCCAAATGCAGCAGGACCCTGAACCCAG ATATGTGACATCTTCCCAGCGAAGCTCCCAGACTGCTGCTCTGAGTAGACTGGCTCAAATTGAGAGCCGCATCCGCAGCCGCAAGCAGGTTCAGGAGCCAAAATCTGCTGAGAATCTAAACTCTGACTTTGGAATCTCACCACCACCAGTGGCCCAGTCCCTGGAGGCTCCTGTGCAACTCTCAGCGCAGTCCAGCAGTGACCAGAGCCTGAGGGGAATACGTTTCCTCAAGAGCAAGACAGACACAGCTGGTAACAATAGTAATACGTCTCTAGAAGGCAGAGATGTTAGTgccaggtccaggtccaggtccagagCTGCTCATGTCATAGGTCCTTCAGCTGGTTTGGAGAAGAGGTCAGTGAGAGGAGTGAGAGGAGTGAGTCTGGAAAGTGATGAAGAGGATATGAGGAAACTGCTTAGAGACTCAATGGATTCATCAGACAACAGCTTCTTCATACCAGAGAGACCCTCCTCCACCAGAGCAGCAGACAAG ATGTTGAGCAGAAGCAGTCACAGGGTCCACTCCTCACCTCCGCCCACTGCTGTCCTTCCCTCATCCTCCAACACAGCACCTCCTCGCTCCCCTGCCTCCCCTTCTCTCCGTGGCTCTCCTTTTCGATACACCGGTCAGGCTCAGGCCCACTTCAGCCCCTCTGTGCTCTCCCCAGCCTCGTCTCCTCCCCGTGCCTCCCCATCTCCTCCACAGAGGCTGAACTCCCCTCATCACAGGGTGGGGAGTCCACAGCGTTCACTCTCCTCCATGTCAGGCCGCAGTGAGGTGCATTCTCTGGAGGAGCTCTTCTCAGTTGGGCTTGGTTTTGAAGATCCCCACAGTGAGATGAGTTCAGTGAGCTCTGAAG ACTTCAAGATAAATGTGATGACATTAGACGACTTTGTTCCTGCTACTCTTGGATTTACTGAGGAAACTCCAGGAAAGGAG CTGCCTAAACGGAAAGAAGCAAAACCCAGTGCCCCTCTTCCTGGATCCCCTAACAAACATCGCCAGGGGCTAGGTTTAAAGAAGATAAAGCAGAAAGAGGagccacagctgcagcagcaggatgaGGACTCGTTGGACTACCAAAGTGACTTTGAGAGTGAGAGCAGGACAGAGCCAGATTACAGTGCCAGCCAGGTGTCAGAGCACTtgcagggagagggagatgaagaggaggtggtgtcagaggtcagagaggaggattTGGATTCAGACGCGTCCCGCAGTCGAAGGACAAAAGACGATTACTCAAGTACTTTCTCAGACACAAGTCGCTCCTGCACCTCACGGACGTCGGATCGCAGTCAAACAGCCAGCAGAAGCAGGGACTCCAGATCATATGTGTcaaatgacagcaggacctcTCGCCAGTCAAGGAGGTGTGCTTCAACTAGGAAGGTTTTAAAAGAGGCAGCGGTACAGACGCAGCCTGATCCACTGGCTTACACACAGCCCACAG GTATGGCTACTTTGGGTCCTGCAGTGGGCATGACTTACATGGATCCCACCCCGATGGTCGCTCACACTCTCAGTGCAGAAAAGGTGGAAG CTCTCAGCACCTTCAACCCAGCTGCATTCGCCCTCAACGAAATGTTCAAACAGCAGCTCGCCATGATAAGGCAGTTCATCGACAGCAACCGACACCTTCACTCCAGCCTGGTGCAGAGCCTGGGACCACCAAACTACAGGTACACCACACTGGAGGACACCAAGGAG CACATTCACAAGCATAGACGTCCCACACTGACAGTGGAGGAGGCCTTAGAGGAAGTGCTGCAGGAGATGAGAGACAACCATCATATCTGA
- the c6h19orf44 gene encoding uncharacterized protein C19orf44 homolog isoform X2 — translation MWKRGGGRSSALDRAQALLSAKRSSRGDAESEQESTAKTRGHTGAVGGSVKTRPAFPDPHLLLSDLSDLSSVSSAPGHGAADLLGSATPAAAKTQGREGDSTKDLRPQSSLGGGGSRFLKKAPPPAANSSQSPVRRGQMQQDPEPRYVTSSQRSSQTAALSRLAQIESRIRSRKQVQEPKSAENLNSDFGISPPPVAQSLEAPVQLSAQSSSDQSLRGIRFLKSKTDTAGNNSNTSLEGRDVSARSRSRSRAAHVIGPSAGLEKRSVRGVRGVSLESDEEDMRKLLRDSMDSSDNSFFIPERPSSTRAADKMLSRSSHRVHSSPPPTAVLPSSSNTAPPRSPASPSLRGSPFRYTGQAQAHFSPSVLSPASSPPRASPSPPQRLNSPHHRVGSPQRSLSSMSGRSEVHSLEELFSVGLGFEDPHSEMSSVSSEDFKINVMTLDDFVPATLGFTEETPGKELPKRKEAKPSAPLPGSPNKHRQGLGLKKIKQKEEPQLQQQDEDSLDYQSDFESESRTEPDYSASQVSEHLQGEGDEEEVVSEVREEDLDSDASRSRRTKDDYSSTFSDTSRSCTSRTSDRSQTASRSRDSRSYVSNDSRTSRQSRRCASTRKVLKEAAVQTQPDPLAYTQPTGMATLGPAVGMTYMDPTPMVAHTLSAEKVEALSTFNPAAFALNEMFKQQLAMIRQFIDSNRHLHSSLVQSLGPPNYSTFTSIDVPH, via the exons ATGTGGAAACGAGGCGGCGGTCGAAGCTCCGCTCTGGACCGAGCCCAGGCGCTGCTGTCCGCcaagaggagcagcagaggagacgCTGAGTCTGAGCAGGAGTCCACAGCCAAAACACGGGGACACACA GGTGCTGTTGGTGGGTCTGTGAAAACCAGACCTGCTTTCCCAGATCCACACTTGTTATTGTCAGATCTGAGTGACCTGTCCTCGGTGAGCTCAGCGCCTGGGCATGGAGCTGCTGACCTCCTGGGCTCTGCCACTCCTGCTGCTGCAAAGACtcaggggagagagggagattcTACCAAG GACCTCAGACCTCAGAGCTCGCTGGGTGGAGGAGGGAGCAGATTCTTAAAGAAAGCACCACCACCTGCAGCTAACAGCAGCCAGTCGCCTGTCAGGAGGGGCCAAATGCAGCAGGACCCTGAACCCAG ATATGTGACATCTTCCCAGCGAAGCTCCCAGACTGCTGCTCTGAGTAGACTGGCTCAAATTGAGAGCCGCATCCGCAGCCGCAAGCAGGTTCAGGAGCCAAAATCTGCTGAGAATCTAAACTCTGACTTTGGAATCTCACCACCACCAGTGGCCCAGTCCCTGGAGGCTCCTGTGCAACTCTCAGCGCAGTCCAGCAGTGACCAGAGCCTGAGGGGAATACGTTTCCTCAAGAGCAAGACAGACACAGCTGGTAACAATAGTAATACGTCTCTAGAAGGCAGAGATGTTAGTgccaggtccaggtccaggtccagagCTGCTCATGTCATAGGTCCTTCAGCTGGTTTGGAGAAGAGGTCAGTGAGAGGAGTGAGAGGAGTGAGTCTGGAAAGTGATGAAGAGGATATGAGGAAACTGCTTAGAGACTCAATGGATTCATCAGACAACAGCTTCTTCATACCAGAGAGACCCTCCTCCACCAGAGCAGCAGACAAG ATGTTGAGCAGAAGCAGTCACAGGGTCCACTCCTCACCTCCGCCCACTGCTGTCCTTCCCTCATCCTCCAACACAGCACCTCCTCGCTCCCCTGCCTCCCCTTCTCTCCGTGGCTCTCCTTTTCGATACACCGGTCAGGCTCAGGCCCACTTCAGCCCCTCTGTGCTCTCCCCAGCCTCGTCTCCTCCCCGTGCCTCCCCATCTCCTCCACAGAGGCTGAACTCCCCTCATCACAGGGTGGGGAGTCCACAGCGTTCACTCTCCTCCATGTCAGGCCGCAGTGAGGTGCATTCTCTGGAGGAGCTCTTCTCAGTTGGGCTTGGTTTTGAAGATCCCCACAGTGAGATGAGTTCAGTGAGCTCTGAAG ACTTCAAGATAAATGTGATGACATTAGACGACTTTGTTCCTGCTACTCTTGGATTTACTGAGGAAACTCCAGGAAAGGAG CTGCCTAAACGGAAAGAAGCAAAACCCAGTGCCCCTCTTCCTGGATCCCCTAACAAACATCGCCAGGGGCTAGGTTTAAAGAAGATAAAGCAGAAAGAGGagccacagctgcagcagcaggatgaGGACTCGTTGGACTACCAAAGTGACTTTGAGAGTGAGAGCAGGACAGAGCCAGATTACAGTGCCAGCCAGGTGTCAGAGCACTtgcagggagagggagatgaagaggaggtggtgtcagaggtcagagaggaggattTGGATTCAGACGCGTCCCGCAGTCGAAGGACAAAAGACGATTACTCAAGTACTTTCTCAGACACAAGTCGCTCCTGCACCTCACGGACGTCGGATCGCAGTCAAACAGCCAGCAGAAGCAGGGACTCCAGATCATATGTGTcaaatgacagcaggacctcTCGCCAGTCAAGGAGGTGTGCTTCAACTAGGAAGGTTTTAAAAGAGGCAGCGGTACAGACGCAGCCTGATCCACTGGCTTACACACAGCCCACAG GTATGGCTACTTTGGGTCCTGCAGTGGGCATGACTTACATGGATCCCACCCCGATGGTCGCTCACACTCTCAGTGCAGAAAAGGTGGAAG CTCTCAGCACCTTCAACCCAGCTGCATTCGCCCTCAACGAAATGTTCAAACAGCAGCTCGCCATGATAAGGCAGTTCATCGACAGCAACCGACACCTTCACTCCAGCCTGGTGCAGAGCCTGGGACCACCAAACTACAG CACATTCACAAGCATAGACGTCCCACACTGA